A genomic stretch from Candidatus Rokuibacteriota bacterium includes:
- a CDS encoding Mut7-C RNAse domain-containing protein, with the protein MDQRFVVDTMLGRLARWLRAMGYDTVYPGESGDRRLLELALAEERVLVTRDRMLARLAQPHECLITAERLDGQIREAVRRLGLRPVQTDWLTRCLECNARLEARPRGALRGLVPEHIFATHADFMACPRCARVYWAGTHAQRMLDRLTRLVNGEPGG; encoded by the coding sequence ATGGATCAGCGCTTCGTGGTGGACACCATGCTGGGCCGCCTCGCTCGCTGGCTCCGGGCCATGGGCTATGACACGGTCTACCCGGGAGAGAGCGGCGACCGGCGGCTCCTCGAGCTGGCGTTGGCCGAGGAGCGGGTCCTCGTCACCCGGGATCGGATGCTGGCGCGACTGGCCCAGCCTCACGAATGCCTCATCACCGCCGAGCGGCTGGACGGGCAGATCCGGGAGGCCGTCCGGCGGCTGGGGCTCAGGCCCGTGCAGACCGACTGGCTCACGCGTTGCCTCGAGTGCAATGCCAGGCTCGAGGCCCGCCCCAGGGGCGCGCTGCGCGGCCTCGTCCCCGAGCACATCTTCGCCACCCACGCCGACTTCATGGCGTGCCCGCGCTGCGCACGCGTCTACTGGGCCGGGACGCACGCCCAGCGGATGCTCGACCGGCTGACGCGCCTGGTGAACGGCGAGCCCGGGGGTTGA
- a CDS encoding TetR/AcrR family transcriptional regulator: MRKRPGRLRPGHRRKSYHHGDLRRALLDAARELVQTAGAEALTLRAAARLAGVSQAAPYRHFADKRTLLAAVAEEGFRALTEAMRQATAMQSGDPLSRFRALGLSYVGFAVDHPAHFRVMFGRETADKAAHPGLREAAEETFAVLVDALTECQRAGLARPGDPAELAISAWAAVHGLSALLLDGQLGPGALERVEELARSVTGVLFLGLGPERP; the protein is encoded by the coding sequence ATGAGGAAGCGACCGGGACGACTGCGCCCAGGGCACCGGCGCAAGAGCTACCACCATGGCGATCTGCGCCGGGCGCTGCTGGATGCCGCGAGGGAGCTCGTGCAGACGGCAGGGGCGGAGGCTTTGACGCTGAGGGCGGCGGCCCGGCTGGCGGGGGTGTCTCAGGCCGCGCCGTACCGCCACTTCGCCGACAAGCGGACGCTGCTCGCGGCGGTGGCGGAGGAGGGGTTCCGCGCTCTCACGGAGGCGATGCGACAGGCCACGGCCATGCAGAGCGGGGATCCGTTGTCGCGCTTCCGGGCCCTCGGACTCAGCTACGTCGGATTCGCCGTCGACCACCCCGCGCATTTCCGCGTGATGTTCGGGCGCGAGACCGCCGACAAGGCCGCGCACCCTGGGCTGCGAGAGGCGGCTGAGGAGACCTTCGCGGTGCTCGTGGACGCCCTCACCGAGTGCCAGCGAGCCGGGTTGGCGCGTCCAGGCGATCCCGCAGAGCTGGCGATCTCGGCCTGGGCCGCCGTGCATGGTCTGTCGGCCCTGCTGCTGGATGGGCAGCTGGGGCCGGGAGCCCTCGAGCGCGTGGAGGAACTGGCCCGGAGCGTCACCGGCGTTCTCTTCCTGGGCCTGGGCCCGGAGCGCCCGTGA